One Lottiidibacillus patelloidae genomic region harbors:
- a CDS encoding sugar-binding transcriptional regulator, with protein MAESKITKVVEAAKMYYELDYSQQKIAEKLGVSRPSVSRLLQQAKQEGIVNISIIDPNDNREKLAERLTTVFGLKHCIVTNVPQYNSENIKQSLGAVAASYLTEIVKDGDIIGTTWGTTLYHLSQQLQPKNVKNVKVVQLNGGVTYSETNTYASEILNDLSKAFHTVPHFLPLPAVVDHAVVKEAILSDRHINSVLEMGNAANIALVTVGALNDTSTLVNAGYFTNSDLKVLKNNGAVGDICSRCIDINGEISSNELDQRTIGLTLAELKKKEYGILIAGGSQKIEGIFGALAGKYTNVLITDQFTAKALLEMEVNSSHE; from the coding sequence GTGGCTGAATCGAAAATAACTAAAGTAGTTGAAGCGGCTAAAATGTACTATGAGCTTGACTATAGTCAGCAAAAGATAGCTGAAAAATTAGGAGTATCTCGTCCATCTGTATCTCGCTTACTTCAACAAGCTAAGCAAGAAGGTATTGTTAATATTTCGATAATTGATCCAAACGACAATAGAGAAAAACTTGCTGAACGCTTAACAACTGTTTTCGGTTTAAAACATTGTATCGTGACAAATGTCCCGCAATACAACAGTGAAAACATAAAACAGTCGCTAGGAGCAGTTGCAGCATCATATTTAACGGAAATTGTTAAAGATGGTGACATTATCGGAACGACATGGGGAACGACGTTATACCACTTAAGTCAGCAACTTCAACCGAAAAATGTAAAGAACGTAAAAGTAGTCCAACTAAATGGTGGAGTTACTTATTCAGAAACAAATACATATGCATCAGAGATATTAAATGATTTAAGTAAAGCATTTCATACAGTTCCACACTTTTTACCGTTACCTGCTGTTGTAGATCATGCGGTAGTAAAAGAAGCAATCCTTTCAGACAGACATATAAACTCTGTACTGGAAATGGGTAATGCAGCTAATATTGCCCTAGTTACAGTTGGTGCATTAAATGACACTTCTACATTAGTGAATGCCGGTTATTTTACTAATAGTGACTTAAAAGTGTTAAAGAATAACGGAGCGGTTGGCGATATATGCTCTCGCTGTATTGATATAAACGGTGAAATAAGTAGTAATGAACTTGATCAAAGAACAATTGGGCTAACATTAGCAGAGTTAAAGAAAAAAGAATACGGAATACTCATTGCAGGTGGAAGTCAAAAGATAGAAGGTATCTTTGGTGCTTTAGCTGGTAAATACACGAATGTGCTAATTACTGACCAATTTACTGCTAAAGCTTTACTAGAAATGGAGGTGAACTCATCCCATGAATGA
- a CDS encoding phosphate propanoyltransferase produces MNEKDLAKLIRETTLKVLSSDQQKSDKEIPIAASNRHIHLSAQAVDRLFGKGYQLQKLKDLSQPGQFAAKETVTLIGPKGKLQKVRVLGPARGDTQVEISLTDGFALGQAAPLRDSGDIEGTPGITIQGPKGQLKIDKGLICAARHIHMHSTDAERFQVENGERVQVKVSGDRGLTFDNVLIRVSEKYRLEMHIDIDEANAAQIKNGQLGTLLKY; encoded by the coding sequence ATGAATGAAAAAGATTTAGCAAAATTAATTCGTGAAACGACATTAAAAGTGTTATCGAGCGATCAACAAAAAAGTGATAAAGAAATTCCAATTGCTGCGTCTAATCGCCATATTCACCTTTCAGCACAAGCGGTAGACAGACTTTTCGGAAAAGGATATCAACTGCAAAAGCTAAAAGACTTATCGCAACCTGGCCAGTTTGCTGCGAAGGAAACGGTAACATTGATTGGTCCAAAAGGAAAACTTCAAAAGGTCAGAGTATTAGGGCCAGCACGTGGTGATACGCAAGTAGAAATCTCACTAACTGATGGTTTCGCATTAGGACAAGCAGCACCACTACGAGACTCTGGAGATATTGAAGGTACCCCAGGTATTACAATTCAAGGTCCTAAAGGACAATTGAAAATTGACAAAGGATTGATTTGTGCAGCTCGTCATATTCATATGCATTCAACGGATGCGGAACGTTTCCAAGTAGAAAACGGTGAACGTGTCCAAGTGAAAGTTTCTGGAGACAGAGGGTTAACATTTGATAATGTTCTCATTCGTGTTTCGGAAAAATATCGCTTAGAAATGCACATCGATATTGAT